In Chrysiogenia bacterium, the genomic window GCGCTGGGCAACCTCGCCGACGCCATCAGCGTCTGGGACGAGGTCCTTGCCGTCTTTCCCGAGCACAAGGAAGCCCTTCTCTACAAGGCCATGGCCGAGAAGAACCTGCACGGGAAATAGTCCCCGCGCGAGCGGCCTTTTCTCATCGCAAGAAGCGGCAGGGCCGCCCCTTCCCTTTGTGACTGGTATGCTACGCTGCCGCCTGTGAAGAAACTTTTTCAACCACTGCTGGTCATCGCGCTGCTGCTGGGCGGCTGCGCGCAGCTCGGCGGCCCCCGGCCCGAGGGCAAAGTCCTCATGGGCGAGCAGGCCTGGGGCGAGCTGCGCCCCGAGGCGATCGCCGAGTATCTGCGCGGCGAGATGCTCTCGCAGGACGGAAACTTCGCCGGCGCGCTCGAAGCATTCGGCGCCGCCCAGAAGGCCGATCCCGAGTCCAAGTATCTGCTCTACCGCCTCTACCACGCGCACCTGACCGTGGGTGACATCCAGAGCGCGGAGCAAACCGTCCAGCGCGTCCTGACCCTCGATCCCCAGGACGGGCGGGCCCACTACCTGCTGGGCAAGCTCTACTACCAGACCAAGCGTCCCGAGCTCTCGCTCGTGCAGTTTCGCGAAGCACTTGCCGCCGAACCAAACAACCTCGAGTACATGCTTTTCTACGGCCTGCTGCTGGCCGAGACCGAGCGCTACGACGAAGCGGTATCCGTGCTCACCGACTTCCTCGAAGTGCGCCCCGATACCGACATCGTCCATTTTTCGCTGGCAAAGATTTACGCCATCCGGCAGGACTTCGACCGGGCCGAGGCGCACTTCCGCCGCACCATCGAGATCAACCCGAACTTCCGCGCCGCCTATGTCGAGCTGCTGCGTATTTACGAGCAGGAAGAGGCGACCGAGAAGATCGCTGCCCTCTACAAGCTGCTGCTTCAGAACGTCGATCCCGAGAACGTGCAGCTCCGCGCGCAACTGGCGGAACTTTTCGTCAAGCAAAAGCGCCTTGGAGAAGCCGCCCAGCTCTACGAGGACATCCAGCGCGAGTCGCCCCTCGATGCCAAGGTCATGGCCAAGCTCGGGCTGATCTACTTCCAGCAGGAGCGCTACGCCGAGGCCGTGCCCCAGTTCCAGCTCTTCCTGGCGGGCGATCCCACCAACGACATCGTTCGCTACTACCTGGCGCTTTGTTTCGAGCGGCTGGGCAATCACGAAAAGGCGCGCGAGGCGCTCGAGAGCATCAAGTTCGGATCGCAGACCCACCTCGACGCGGTGGTCTACCTCTCCTATCTGGACGAGGAAGCCGACGAGGTCGACGACGCCATTGAGCGGCTGCGCGCCGCGCTGGCGCAGTATCCGGGCGAGGTGCGGCTGGTAAGCCGCATCGGCGACGTGCTGCGCCGCGCCGAGCGCACTGCTGAGTCCATCGAGTATCTCGAGGACGCGGTGAAGCGCCATCCCGAAAACGCCGACCTGCTCTTCTCGCTGGGAATGGCCTATGACGCCAACGACCAGCTCGTGCGCATGGAAACAGCGATGAAGAAGGTGCTCGAGCTCAACCCCCAGCACTACAACGCGCTCAACTATCTGGGTTACACCTGGGCCGACAAGGGCCTGCACCTCGAAGAAGCCGAAGACATGGTGCGCCGCGCGCTGGCCCTCAAGCCCGGCGACGGATACATCACCGACTCTCTCGGCTGGGTCTACTACCGGCAGGGACGCCTGAAAGAAGCCGTCGCCACCATCGAAGAGGCCGTGCGCCTGGCACCCGACGACGCGCAGATCGTCGCCCACCTGGGCGAGGTCTACGAAGCCGTCGGCGAGCTGGAAAAAGCGCTGGCCGCGTGGGAGCAGGCCCACGAGCTCGTCGACAAGGAAGACGTCCGCCAGAAGAAACTGCGCGATGAAATCGAGTCACACATCAACGCCCTGCGCAAGCGGCTCGGCCGCGGGTAGCCCCCGCACGCCTATGCGATTTCGCACTTCCCTGCTCACGCTGGCGCTGCTCTTTTCTGTGAGCGGCTGCGGCTACTTCGCCAAGTGGCCGGCGCAGGCGGAGGCGCTCGCCTCCCTCAATGAGATCCTGAGCGCCGAGCCCGAGGCGGATAGCTTCTGGGGCGACGGGTGGGTGCGGCTCGAAAACGCGCGTGACAGCGTGGTCTTCGCCGCCGAGTTCGTCGTCGAGTATCCCGACAAGTTCCGCATGACGGCCTTCGGGCTCTTCGACAAGCCCGAGGCCTATCTTGCAAGCGACGGCCGGCGCATTGCGCTCTACCTGGTCGGCGAGAACCGCTACTTCTCCGGCCCGGCCCGCGGCGAGGCGCTGGCCACGATCCTTGGACTGCCGCCCATGGAGATGAAGGAACTGCTGGGTTACCTCACCGGACAAATTCCAGTGAGCGATACCACGGGCGCAGATCTTGCCGCCGACAAGTGGAAGGGCCGCTGGACTGCCTCGGTCGGGCCGATCACCTCCGAGGAGAAGATCCGCTTTCCGCGCACCGGCGGGCGCATCGAGGGCTTTGCCCGCACCGCCCCGGGACGCCGCGTCGATGTGCGTTTTTCGAACTTCTCCGTGCCCGATGAGGGGAGCGCGCGTCCCTACCCCCACCGCATTGCGGTCAGCGCGCCCGAGGCGCAGGCCCTCTTCCGGGTGAGCTTTCGCGAGATGGAGATCAACGCGCCGGTGGAGTCCAGGTCCATCTTCACCCTGCGCGCGCCGCCGGGAGCGATCCACCTGCCCTTTACCCACGCCGCCGGGCTGATGGGCCTGCCGCTTCCGCCGGTGAATGAGCCCGCCGAAGAGCTCGCGCCCGTGCAGGATTGACCGGCGAGCGGGCGCGTGGTACCTGCCAAGGCGATGATCTCACGAGCAACTTATCTGGCCCTCGCCTTTGTGACGCTGGCGTGCGCGGCCTGCACGCGCGGTCCCGCGCAGGGGCCGAAAGAGAAGGCGCCGCTCGATGCCATGGCCGAGGCCCTGGAGAGCGTGCCGCCCGAGGGCGAGCCCGACGCGCACGGCGACTGGCTGGTGCGCTCGCTGGGCGCCGAGCCGCCCACGCTCAACCCGATTACATCGTCGGATGCCTCCGAGAGCACCATCAACCAGTTCATCTATGAATCGCTCATCCAGCGCAGCCCCAAGACCCTGGAGTTCGAGCCGGCGCTGGCCG contains:
- a CDS encoding tetratricopeptide repeat protein, with the translated sequence MKKLFQPLLVIALLLGGCAQLGGPRPEGKVLMGEQAWGELRPEAIAEYLRGEMLSQDGNFAGALEAFGAAQKADPESKYLLYRLYHAHLTVGDIQSAEQTVQRVLTLDPQDGRAHYLLGKLYYQTKRPELSLVQFREALAAEPNNLEYMLFYGLLLAETERYDEAVSVLTDFLEVRPDTDIVHFSLAKIYAIRQDFDRAEAHFRRTIEINPNFRAAYVELLRIYEQEEATEKIAALYKLLLQNVDPENVQLRAQLAELFVKQKRLGEAAQLYEDIQRESPLDAKVMAKLGLIYFQQERYAEAVPQFQLFLAGDPTNDIVRYYLALCFERLGNHEKAREALESIKFGSQTHLDAVVYLSYLDEEADEVDDAIERLRAALAQYPGEVRLVSRIGDVLRRAERTAESIEYLEDAVKRHPENADLLFSLGMAYDANDQLVRMETAMKKVLELNPQHYNALNYLGYTWADKGLHLEEAEDMVRRALALKPGDGYITDSLGWVYYRQGRLKEAVATIEEAVRLAPDDAQIVAHLGEVYEAVGELEKALAAWEQAHELVDKEDVRQKKLRDEIESHINALRKRLGRG